The DNA window CTGCTCCAAAAGCCAGCTCCAATCGGCGCACCGTATCGGGCAGTACCATCAGATCGCTCAGCGGCAACATCAGAATAGCCGGATTACCAAGATTGGCCTCGGGATCCCGTGGTTGGGTAATCGGGCTGTGCACCAGAATGCGCCCACCTTGCTCAAAAAACAGGTCCATCACGGCCGCAGCGTACGGCAGATTGTTGCCGACAATACTGTTGACTGTAGCGGTCGAGACCCAGTAGATGTAGTCCCAGAGCGCCAGCGTCTGGCGCAGCGTCGGGTCGGGCACGGGCGGCAACGCATCCGAACGGGGCGTGTTGCCGGCCGATCCAGTCACGTACGGTTGCGACAGATCCCATTCATCGATGGGCATGTCTGGTGGCAGAAAGTCACGTAAAATGGCCCGATGGTAAGCCATAACGACACGCCCCGTTGCCTTTCGATAGTCGTTGACCAGCAATACCCGGCTTCGGGGCTTTTTGACAAACCAGGTGTATCGTGCCAGTGCACTGCTTGTATCGGCCTGGTCCACTGCCCGCACGTAGAACGTGTTTTCAGCATCAAGCCGAAGTCCTGGTACCTCAATCGTGGTCGATCGAAAAGCCCTGCCGGTATAGACCCGGGCAGTTGCTTCAAACTGGGACGGATTGTTCCGATCAAAGCGGGCGACGAAAGTTACAAAGTTCACCTCGGGCGGCAGCGCCACAAATTCGGTGGAATCGTTAAAGCTCACCTCAATACGGTCCAGGTTGGTAACCCCGTCCGGATCGTCGGCCTGCCAGCTAAACGAGAAGATGGGGAACGTTGTGTCAGGTGGAAGTTCAAAGTTAACCAGCCGAATTTCCGGGGGGGAATTCCGAATCGGGAAGACTGTGCGAGCGGGTGTTGGGTCGGCCAATCCTTCGTTGTCAATCGCCCGCACCTCAAACGTCACGTTGGCTGTCGCCTGTCCCGGGGGTATTGGTAGCAGCATCAGCGAATCATTCCGCGTGGTACGGGTCCAGCCAACGCCGACCGGTCCGGTAGCCGTATCATAGTAGCGCAGCTCGTAGGCCGCCACATACCCATCAGGATCATCGCCGCTCCAGGCTACATAGACAGTGCTGACCAGCCGCTCTTCCTCCGACAGGTTGTCCACCAGCGAGCTGTCGCGCACGCTCAGGTAGGTCTCAGGCGGTTGGTTGGGCAGCGGCTCTCCGGTGAAGCCGGCGTCACAGCCTCCCACCAGCACACCAATGAGCGTCCCCAAGCCCAGCAGCGTCTGTAGATGAACCCTCACGATTCCGCAAGCACGGTTCTCGTCGGGTGGGGCGATGACCAGCAGGCCACCACCCCACCCGGACGTAACGTTATTTCATGCGAACGATCATGCGCGTAGCTGTACCGGCCTCTGTGGTCAGCCGCACCACATAAAGGCCGTTCGAGAGCGTACGACCATCCAGCTTCACTTCGTGCATACCGGCCGCCTGCATGCCGTCGATCACCACAGCCACTCGACGCCCCAGCAGATCGAACACTTCCAGACGTACTGGACCGGCCTGCGGCAGCACGTAACGCAGCGTAGTAACGTTGGCGAAGGGGTTGGGATAGTTTGGCATCAGCGTGAAAGCAGCTGGCAGGTTCTCGCCCGGCTCAACATCCGTGGTAATGGTACCAATGTCCGTGGCCGGATCTTCGGGCACCAGCTTGTACTCGCCGAACGAATACCACCAGATACCCTGAATGAATGACACCTGATCACCGGCCTGGAAGGTGTTGACTGCAAAATCACGAGAAATGGCCGCCGATCGATCATCTGCCTTCACCTTGTTCGCTTCAGTGCCATCCGAGGAGAACGACCACTCTCCAAAACCTTCATCCGGGTCGATGATCGTCACGTTGTCAAAGCGTACAAGCATGCCTTCGTGGGCCTCAGCGATGGCCAGATCGACCATGTCGCTCGTGTTCATTGTCTTATAGCCCAGGAAGTTGCCCGTGCTCTCCTTCGTGAACGTAACGCTATCCAGCTCGGTCACGCCAAACCGTTCCCGGATGTGCGCCCGTGTAATGCGCAGCTGATCCCCCCGCTGGAGGGTGTCGCGTGCAGCCGAAGGCAGGTTCAGCAGGATTCCCGACCAGGGTCCCAGGTTCGGGTCGTCCTGCACCGCCACCAGCCCGGATATAGCAGGCTGACTCTGAACGACCACCTGCAGATCGATGCGGTCGGTTGTAATACCCACAAACGGACTGTCGCCTGGTCCCCCATCAGGGGTTTCCTGCACCTGAGCAATCTGTGTAATGCCGTTATAGAGTACCCGGTAGTATTGATCCTCGGAACGGGAACGGGCCCCCATGTTGTCTTCGGCCTCCACCCAGTAAATCACAAAATCGCCATCAGGTGCTGCTGGAATCTGTGCTTGATAGAGCGCCAGCGTCTCCCGCCCCCCTGCCTTTGAAGCAGCCGGCGTCGCAGCCACCACCTGGGTATCCGGGCTCGAGCTGGTATAGTAATGTAGCTCCACACTGGCAAGCTGGCGGTTAGGATCTGCCGTCGCTTCAATCGTAATCGTTACCGGCTCGTTCCCCGGTACAACGTCAGGCCGACCTACCCCTGCAATGGCCGGTGGCGTCTCCAATACTTCCAGATCCGTATCCTCGAAGGGGGCCAGCTTCAGCATGGCGCCCGGAGGAATGGCGCCCAGATCGAACGCTTCGAACGTCCCCCGAAAGACCACAAAGCCCTGCACGTTGATCAGCGCTCCCGGCGGCGGCGGCTGAAACGGATCGTTCGGATCCCGTTTGTTGAACTCGTCCGGATAGTCGGCCCGATCGTTTCTGAATCGCAGCGAAATATCATCATTCTGCACGAACGTCTGGCCCCCATCGGTCGAAAAGAGCCAGTTCGGGCGCCCCTGGTCCGCCAGCGTGCTGCGGAGCATGGTGGCATTTTCAATGCGCACGTACTGATTGTTCAGCCGGGCGAAGTTGTCCCAGTTCACCTGCACCTTGCCCTCGGCCACGTTCATGTTCAGATCGGCGGTCGTGACCACTACCGGATCAAGCAGGCTGTCAGGTAATCCCAGCGAGATATAATCTCCTATAGGCTCTATGCTGATCGGAGTAAGCTGTATCGTATGGCCAAAGTAGGTCACGACAGCCGTAAAGGTGGCCACATCGCCTCTGGTGAGGCTTTTCAGGCCTGTGGTTTCGTAGGAGCCATCTACGATCTGGATGGTCATCCCATCTTTTCCCTGCGAAAGTGCCGACGTATCGCGCACAAATACGTGCAACCGGGAAGGTATACCATCCTGATTCAGGCCAGACAAACCAGAGCTAAGTGGGTCGCTCATGACTACCGCCGTAAACCGCACCGTGTCGCCGGTCAGCGGTGAGCGGATCAGGCTCTGGATGCGGGCTATGTCGAGGTTCGTGCCCAGCTGCTTAAGCAGCGCCAGGCTATCAGGATGAATCTGATTAATCTCCCGCACAGTCACATCGTTGATCTGGGCACGGGCCGGAAGCAGGAGCCCGATACCCAGCAGCAGGGCCATCATCGTAGCAATGCGTCGCATGGCATCAGGGGTTTGGTGATTACGGGATATAGTTATTTAAGAATGACAAACTTTCCACGCTGAACCTCACCGGTGTCCAGGTCTTTCACGGTGAAAAGGTAAAGGCCGGCGGCCAGCTCCAGGCCGTTCTCCGAAAGCAGATCCCAGGCGTGCTCCCCTCCGCTGAACTGGCGTCCGGGTCCACTGAAATCGTTGAACCAGCGGATATCGCCACGATAAGTGGCGGCATCATGATAGAGCGTTTTGACAATCTCGCCGGCCAGCGTGTAGATGCGGATTTCACAGCGGGGCGGCAGGTTGTAGAAATAGAGCTTACGTGTGCGGCTGGTCCCCCCATCCCAGGCCGCGCCAGCCCGATAGGGATTCGGATAGACGCCCACTGGCCCGCGTCGCGTAGGCGTCGTGCCCGGAAAGACGCGAACGGCCCCGGCGGTGCGGGACGATTCGAGCGGTTCCAGACCGGCCTCAGGATCGCCTTCATCAAAAGCTGTCACAATGAACAGATACTGCCAGCCTGCTTTGAGATCGGGCATTTCAAAGCGATACCAGTACCGAGTCGTATCGTCGGGAAACTGCTTGGGCGCAGGCAGTCGGATGGCGTCAAAGCCGTTGTTGAAGCCGGTCCGGTTGCCGGGCTTGTCGTACTGCGCGATCAGGACAGCCCGATCAAGCAGGTTGCCCTGTAGATCGTCCCCGGGATTCGTTCGATAGATACGGTAGCCCTCAAAGTCGCGGCGTCCGGTAACAGGATCGATGGCGGCTTCGGCACTCCGATCCCAGTAGAGCACTACGCCCGTACGTGTCCGACTGGTCTGCGGATCCGTATCGGTGGTAAACTCCACACGCACCCGCGGCGCCGGAGGCGGTTCCGGGATCAGGTAACGGTCGAGCCGTCCATTGCCGTTCACATCTTCGCCCGGATCCAGTCGTCCGTTATAGTTCAGATCTTCCCCGGCATAGGTACGGCGTGCCCAGAAGAGATTCGTGCGCAGCAGACTGCGGCTTTCGACGTTGTCGACAGGGCGGCCGGCCAATCCCTGATAGGCTTCGGGTTTAAGCGCTCCAACAAAGGCAAACGTAACCCGCAACGTATCGCCGGGCAGCACCTGCCGAAACGGCCCGATAGGCGTCAGTCCAATCCAGTTGCCCTGCGAGCGCTGTCCGGCCGTCCGAAGCTCCTCACGCCAGGCCTGCCAGTCCTCCAGATAGTCCGGATCCTGACAGGCCAGATCGTGCACGCCGGCGCAACCGGGATAGTCGGCAGGATTCGGATAGGGAGTCCCCATCCGCTGATAACGCGTGCGGTCGTCGCCCGGCCGTGAGCGCTCGTCCGTTCCCCCACTAAAGAGCCACCAGCGCGGATTCACAATCGGTGGTGTATAGCCATCCCGCACATACTCCTCCGCTACGTTGGGATGAAAGAAGCGATACTGGCCCGTGCGAGGATCCCGCCATTCAGCCCCCAGAAAAGCGATGGCCCCGTAGGTATTGATCGACTCTTCCGTCCCCCCGGCATTAAAGGCATAGGTGGCCTGCAAGCTGTCAATAAAGCCGACCCCGTTCTTGTTGAAAAAGGCACTGCCCTGGTCCTGCGTCGTGTTTACGTTGCGAACGACCAAGTCGTGATAAAGTCCTACGTAAACGCTATCCCAGGGCTGATCGCTGATGTTAATGATGTCGAAATTGATGATAACGAAGCTCTCAGTGAACGGAAAATTCCAGGCATAGCTGGTCTGAATGATTTTAGCACCGAGTTGTCCGGCTGGATCAGGCATCGGAATCAGGGTACCGGGCAGGAAGCGCGCCGTGTCGGTATAAGCCGTGATAAAATCCTGGTGACTGACGGCTATCCGGGTAAAAACCGGTGATGTGGGAAGTGTAGAGCGT is part of the Rhodothermus sp. genome and encodes:
- a CDS encoding T9SS type A sorting domain-containing protein — encoded protein: MRRIATMMALLLGIGLLLPARAQINDVTVREINQIHPDSLALLKQLGTNLDIARIQSLIRSPLTGDTVRFTAVVMSDPLSSGLSGLNQDGIPSRLHVFVRDTSALSQGKDGMTIQIVDGSYETTGLKSLTRGDVATFTAVVTYFGHTIQLTPISIEPIGDYISLGLPDSLLDPVVVTTADLNMNVAEGKVQVNWDNFARLNNQYVRIENATMLRSTLADQGRPNWLFSTDGGQTFVQNDDISLRFRNDRADYPDEFNKRDPNDPFQPPPPGALINVQGFVVFRGTFEAFDLGAIPPGAMLKLAPFEDTDLEVLETPPAIAGVGRPDVVPGNEPVTITIEATADPNRQLASVELHYYTSSSPDTQVVAATPAASKAGGRETLALYQAQIPAAPDGDFVIYWVEAEDNMGARSRSEDQYYRVLYNGITQIAQVQETPDGGPGDSPFVGITTDRIDLQVVVQSQPAISGLVAVQDDPNLGPWSGILLNLPSAARDTLQRGDQLRITRAHIRERFGVTELDSVTFTKESTGNFLGYKTMNTSDMVDLAIAEAHEGMLVRFDNVTIIDPDEGFGEWSFSSDGTEANKVKADDRSAAISRDFAVNTFQAGDQVSFIQGIWWYSFGEYKLVPEDPATDIGTITTDVEPGENLPAAFTLMPNYPNPFANVTTLRYVLPQAGPVRLEVFDLLGRRVAVVIDGMQAAGMHEVKLDGRTLSNGLYVVRLTTEAGTATRMIVRMK